Within Seriola aureovittata isolate HTS-2021-v1 ecotype China chromosome 12, ASM2101889v1, whole genome shotgun sequence, the genomic segment CAGCGCATagcctgaaaaacaaactcCTACTGCAGGCAACGTTACAgaaatatttatctgttttcagCATTCAATGTGTCTGATCACCTGTCCACCAGCACCTTGAGCCTAagatttaataaaaattaaaaaaaaaaaaaaaaaaaaagggtaaacCTGGTCGGGTTGATTTAAATCTCAGCTTTTGGTAGTATCGCGATATCACCACTAGGTGGAGCTCGTGACGCAACAACTTCACAACTGGACACTAGTCTCTAACGTTATATCTTACATTGTTTGATTAAACGTATTGTTTAATGTAATTACATCCTTTTTCACACTTTACGTGAATTAAATAGATTCACCTagtcacattttaaattaaattgtacTTTCCTCTGACTTTAAGACAACTTTAACGTCTGCAAACTGTGATTCTGTGATATAGCGATCTGGCATTTAAGATTATTAGCTAGCtattagctggttagcagctaAAGTAAGCTAACACCTGTTTATTAGCTTAACTGTGTGgtttatttaaagttaaataCCTAGTATTTTGGTGTCTTAAAATGGTGTTACTGCTTTCTACACTGCTCTTTTCCCAGAGATATCCGATGAAATGACTTTAAAATACCAGCATGTACGATAAACCTGACAGAAGTTTTGAACCAGCCCGTCTTGCCGCTGCATGCACACATGTTGAGTAAGTACGTGGTTGGCAGTCAGCTGACCGCCTTAAGGGGAGTCCTGACAGATATGAGAAGTGAACTTTGAGTGCGGCAGTAACACGCCCTCTCACACAACTGGTCGGACCCGGCGCCTTGTGAACAGTCTGGTAGCGTTTCAGCTCCGGGGTCCTGAAGGCATCATGCAGTGCCTGCAAAGAGAAGCAAAACTCACCAGATCTGAGGAATTAGTCCGCAATGCCAGGAGCCAGAAGGCGATACAATTGAACTCAAAGCTCCTAGGTAGGCTGCACTGCATTGAACGAAAGCAGATAGATCAGACCACAGTACACACTTCGTTGTGAAAGTGAAGATCTCAACTTGTCTTTAATGAGTTGAGCTATGAGACTTTGCATGGTAAAGGGTTTTTTAATTCATCCTGCCATGGTTACCTGTTTGCATTCACACTGTGAGATGAATACAGGTCAGAAGGACGCAGGAGAACTGAGTTTAAGGTTCTTCAGAAATTAAAGTTTAAGGGTTCAGCAAGGCATCGTGTTATCTTTTGGATTTTaccctctgcttcctctttccCAGGTTTGGAGGGCGATCTGGACCTCCAGTTCCTCCTGCAGGGGGGAGATCTTCTCAAGGTCCGTTCCCCATCCTGGAAGAAGACCCGCTACTTCAAACTCCAGGAAGACTGCAAGACCATATGGCACGAATCCAAGAAAACCTTCAGGACGAACCAGACCTGTGAGTGCTGTCCCAGTGTCcgacctgcatgtgtgtgagaccCCCCCCCAGCAACACTCTTGCATACATCTGTCTGGTGTTGTGTTGGGCACGTCTCACACCtcttctttacttttttacttatAGTTAGTGTCTAATAACATCAAACACATACAGCAGGGTTCAAatgtctgagaccactttcccatctGAAAGCGGTCTCAGACTTTATGTTTTCAGTGCTCATACAACCAAAACCATCTCTTTTCTCGGGTCAGATGAATGTTTCCTTTATGGCTTATAAAAGTGGAGGACTGATCTCACAGCAATAAAATATCAGTTCTGTCTGAAAGACCTTGTGTTATCATGCACAACTGGGTTGCTCGTGGGATGTgttttgtgggtgtgtttgtaGAGATAGTGATTATTTTTATAGTGTGTGGAGGAGTGGTCTGTAATAACATCCATAAACTGTTCTCATGTAGTCACTATCTGATAACTGTATTGTACTGATGTCTTTATTGCGGTTGCTATGTGTGATAACATGCAACCCTTAAAGCTGCATCTGAGCCCCTCTGCACATTGGTGACTTCAGACATCAGTTCCTACAAACTTGTAAACTGCAAACAGTGGCTCATGTTTACCAAGCAGGCTGGTCAGTGATGCCTGAAGATACCAAGATTACAAAGGAGCAGGTTTTTGAGCAGAACCAGACACACTATATCAGTCCTACACGGCGAGGAAAATCcttcattaaataaaatactggaAGTGTAATATAACATGCAGCTTCTCTCCCGTCATCAGTCACAGTTGATGATATCTCTGCGGTGAGAATTGGCCGCCAGTCGGAAGGTTTGAGGAAGTACAcagaggagcaggtggagggCCGCTGCTTCTCCATCATGTTCAAGGGCCGCCGCAAGAACCTGGACCTCATCGCCAGCTCGGAGGAGGAGGCCAAGCAGTGGGTCAGCAGCCTGGAGAAATTGATCTCCAAGCTAAACAACCTCAGCTGCCAGAAGAAGACAGAGCAGTATCCTTGTCATGATAGTATAAGTTATACTGTGAACATGACGAAGCCCCGCCACACCTGCTGCACACCCTGATCTCATTTGATATCAGTCCACAACCACCACAAGGCCCCGTATGATATGAGTTATAgtgtatttgaaaatgaatatatCCAATTCCTTACATGAAAAACTTTTCAGCTGGATCCTCAGCTGCCTGAGGAAATCAGACAAGAACAAAGATGGGAAGCTGAGTCAGTCAGAGGTCAAGAACTTCTTCCGTCTGATCAACATCGAAATCGACGACGACTACGCAGATATGCTGTTCAAGGTGATGCCCTCAGAGCTTTTTAATGCTTCGTAATGATGAACATCCCTAATGATGAACGTCCCGtagaaaacacagctgcaggtTAATGTTTTGATTAAAGGGAAAGAAACACCAAATTATGTTTTAAGGTGTTTCACCTAAACTGAAGTAATCCATGGATGTAGAGACGGAGTTCTCATTATAAGAAAACATTAAGAGGAAAACAGTGTTAACTTGATATTTTAGGCCAATTGTGATGTTAATTAAATGCAGTTCTCTTccacaatgatttgtgtgtgtgtgtgtgtgtgtgtgtgtgtgtgtgtgtgtgtgtgtgtgtgtgtgtgtgtgtgtgtgtgtgtgtgtgtgtgtgtgtgcgtgtggtaaAGTTGGTTGAATGTTAATTGTGCACTAACCACCATCTTACATTTCCATCATATAGAAATGTGACAAATCAAACTCTGGATACCTGACTGGAGAGGAGATCGAACATCTGTATGAGCTGTTGACCCATCGGGAGGAAATCGACGTTATCTACGGAGAGTACGCTAAAACCACCGGCTTCATGAGTCCTGAAAACCTAATGGACTTCCTGATGAaggaacagagggagaaacTTACACTGACAGACGCAAACAAGATTATCGAGAAGTACGAGCCGGATGAAAATGGTCAGTACCTTATCTGAGATGACATGCTTTTGTTCTGGGTTGTTACTCCATTGTGTGGTTAGCAACCCTGGTGATTCACACAAATGCTCCAAAGAAGCTGGGAGGACTGGAAACCAGCAGGGCTGTATAACTCTGGTATCATTCATCACTTTTAGGGAATGATGTAGGGATGATGCTGCgtttctttcacattttaaacattttacatttttggtaTTTAAGAATGAACCTTCCGAATCCATTTCTGGATGCAGCATTTAAATGAAGTGAGATCCAAACCGCAGGGCAATAGCTCGGCTCCCTCTGTGTATTCATAACATAATCTTTGCAGCATCGATCTGTGTGCAAAACTCAAAAAGTAGCAGGAAACATTTGACCAAGAGTTACTGCTCTGTGGGTGGGACCGGGATTAATGCCAGTGCATCGCTCTGGTGAGTAATTGTAGATTAAACAGACATGAGTTTTCAGTgtagacaaaacaaaaagcgaTAATGTGTTATTTCCAGTGCTGATGATGCTACTGCGAAACTGGCTGTAAGGAGTAAGTCATAAGGACAGATCGAAAACATTAACAGATTGCATGCTGGGAAGCTAAGCAGTGCGACAGGCCTCTCACACAGCAGCTGGAGCCTATTAATATTAACCTACAAGATAAAACTAAATACATGCAGTCTGCAGTGATAACCACTCATTCAGTGATGGTAGTGCTCATAGGAATAAGTGATATATTACATGACTGTTTTGCATACATACACCTCTTGCACTTCAGCGGGAGAACAGAAACCTGATCCTCTGAACGGGAGACGGCATGACatgacattcacacactttttatCCATCGATTAAAAACTGATCCGCAGGTTGTCGTTGCTCTGATGTACCACTGTCTCATCAGCTGACTTTGCTCTTGTGTTCTTTCAGTCAAGCAGAAGAAGCTGCTGTCCAAAGATGGCTTCCTCAGGTACATGCATCAGCCAGAGGCCCTGATCCTCAATTCAGATCACAAGGAGCTGCACCAGGACATGAGCCAGCCCCTCAATCACTacttcatctcctcctcacaCAACACCTACCTCATGGAGGACCAGCTCAAAGGGCCCAGCAGCACAGAGGCTTATGTCAGGTAACTTTCATCCAACCTCTAAGGCTCGagtcatttcagctgctgtagctgtaaATTATTCtattatatgacattttcatcatattttattggattttacacatttcttgGTTGATATATGTTGGATATGACACTGGGAATTATATGTGTCACTGTATGCGTTTATCTAAAATCTTTTCCCGTGATTTGCTGCACAAATTCATTTATCTCAATCATCTGTCGCCATAGTTACACTGACAGTGACGGAGCGGTTTGTTAGTGCAGATATTGAGTCACTAACAGTGGCTGTGACTCTCTCAGGGCTCTGCTGAAGGGCTGCCGCTGCGTAGAGCTGGACTGCTGGGACGGATCGGACGACGAGCCGGTGATCTACCACGGCTACACGCTCACCTCGAAGATCCTCTTCAAAGACGCCATCAAAGCCATCAAGGAGTACGCTTTCAAGGTGTGTGTCATCGTGCGGCGTCCAGTGGTATCCAGTATATTGTCGTCTAGCTGTATAGTTTAATGTGTAAAACTCCTCTGTTCTGCGTCACACCCAGACGTCCGACTTCCCGGTGATCCTCTCCCTGGAGAACCACTGCAGCGTGGAGCAGCAGCAAGTCATGGCCCACCACATGAGCTCCATCCTGGGCAGTGCACTCGTCACCTCTCCCCTGGGGGAGGGCATGCCCACAGAGTTCCCATCTCCTGAGGTCGGTATTCACTCCTACCTCTAGATAGACTTTATTTTTGTCCTTTGATGAAAGCTGAagactgttttatatttttttttttt encodes:
- the LOC130178557 gene encoding 1-phosphatidylinositol 4,5-bisphosphate phosphodiesterase delta-1-like isoform X2, which translates into the protein METNGTERKKNGLEGDLDLQFLLQGGDLLKVRSPSWKKTRYFKLQEDCKTIWHESKKTFRTNQTFTVDDISAVRIGRQSEGLRKYTEEQVEGRCFSIMFKGRRKNLDLIASSEEEAKQWVSSLEKLISKLNNLSCQKKTEHWILSCLRKSDKNKDGKLSQSEVKNFFRLINIEIDDDYADMLFKKCDKSNSGYLTGEEIEHLYELLTHREEIDVIYGEYAKTTGFMSPENLMDFLMKEQREKLTLTDANKIIEKYEPDENVKQKKLLSKDGFLRYMHQPEALILNSDHKELHQDMSQPLNHYFISSSHNTYLMEDQLKGPSSTEAYVRALLKGCRCVELDCWDGSDDEPVIYHGYTLTSKILFKDAIKAIKEYAFKTSDFPVILSLENHCSVEQQQVMAHHMSSILGSALVTSPLGEGMPTEFPSPEELKGKFLVKGKRLNKLEATFASEAAAADDTDVTEEDESNDEDEQKEEEKSKKKKLKLAKELSDMVIYCKSVHFHGFDDARTNQSFYEMSSFKEGKAVGLAEESANAYIRHNVDKLSRIYPAGSRTDSSNYNPVPLWNAGCQIVALNFQTNCTDMDVNQGRFLVNGKSGYILKPAYMRDTATDFDPITLTRGNWLKHKTLHIMIISAQQLPKVNKKKSSIVDPLVKVEVFGVPADVAEKETSPVENNGFNPSWNENFQFDVYVPDLALLRFLVEDYDSTSDNEFVGQFTLPFNSLKMGYRHVPLLGKNGDRLPSAGLFVHVMVLDAE
- the LOC130178557 gene encoding 1-phosphatidylinositol 4,5-bisphosphate phosphodiesterase delta-1-like isoform X1; the protein is MQCLQREAKLTRSEELVRNARSQKAIQLNSKLLGLEGDLDLQFLLQGGDLLKVRSPSWKKTRYFKLQEDCKTIWHESKKTFRTNQTFTVDDISAVRIGRQSEGLRKYTEEQVEGRCFSIMFKGRRKNLDLIASSEEEAKQWVSSLEKLISKLNNLSCQKKTEHWILSCLRKSDKNKDGKLSQSEVKNFFRLINIEIDDDYADMLFKKCDKSNSGYLTGEEIEHLYELLTHREEIDVIYGEYAKTTGFMSPENLMDFLMKEQREKLTLTDANKIIEKYEPDENVKQKKLLSKDGFLRYMHQPEALILNSDHKELHQDMSQPLNHYFISSSHNTYLMEDQLKGPSSTEAYVRALLKGCRCVELDCWDGSDDEPVIYHGYTLTSKILFKDAIKAIKEYAFKTSDFPVILSLENHCSVEQQQVMAHHMSSILGSALVTSPLGEGMPTEFPSPEELKGKFLVKGKRLNKLEATFASEAAAADDTDVTEEDESNDEDEQKEEEKSKKKKLKLAKELSDMVIYCKSVHFHGFDDARTNQSFYEMSSFKEGKAVGLAEESANAYIRHNVDKLSRIYPAGSRTDSSNYNPVPLWNAGCQIVALNFQTNCTDMDVNQGRFLVNGKSGYILKPAYMRDTATDFDPITLTRGNWLKHKTLHIMIISAQQLPKVNKKKSSIVDPLVKVEVFGVPADVAEKETSPVENNGFNPSWNENFQFDVYVPDLALLRFLVEDYDSTSDNEFVGQFTLPFNSLKMGYRHVPLLGKNGDRLPSAGLFVHVMVLDAE